One genomic segment of Paenibacillus xylanexedens includes these proteins:
- the ptsP gene encoding phosphoenolpyruvate--protein phosphotransferase encodes MLNVSGIAASAGIAIAKAFILEHPDYSVEKRQINDVDAEIAKLDSALGKSQAELEAIKERTLQELGEKKAEIFASHLLILNDPELIDPVKARIADDMINAEFALNETASQFISMFENMKSAYLQERAADMRDVTKRVLNHLLGIDFMSPAEINEEVIVLAEDLTPSDTAQLNRQFVKGFATNIGGRTSHSAIMARSLEIPAVVGTKDILAQAKQGDMIIVDGLDGHVLVNPTDEVIAEYRAKQEQYDAQRAEWRKLRDEPTVTVDNVHVELAANIGTPNDVTGVLENGGEAVGLYRTEFLYMGRDKLPSEDIQYNAYKAVLEKMEGKPVVVRTLDIGGDKELPYLDLPKEMNPFLGFRAVRLCLDRLDIFRTQLRALLRASVHGNLRVMFPMIATLGEFREAKAVLLEEKEKLVAEGIAVSDSIQLGIMVEIPSTAVLADQFAKEVDFFSIGTNDLIQYTMAADRMNERVAYLYQPYNPAILRLVKMVIDAAHREGKWVGMCGEMAGDETAIPLLLGLGLDEFSMSATSILPARSQITKLSRADMQELAAKALDMQTAEQVVELVQSIQA; translated from the coding sequence ATGCTTAATGTCTCCGGGATCGCGGCTTCGGCGGGTATTGCTATCGCCAAGGCGTTTATCTTGGAGCATCCTGATTACTCTGTAGAAAAACGCCAAATTAACGACGTTGACGCAGAGATCGCAAAACTCGACTCAGCTCTGGGTAAATCCCAGGCTGAGCTTGAGGCGATCAAAGAGCGTACTTTACAAGAGCTTGGCGAGAAAAAAGCTGAGATTTTTGCTTCGCATTTGCTCATTCTGAATGACCCGGAACTGATTGATCCGGTTAAAGCTAGAATTGCAGATGACATGATCAATGCAGAATTTGCTTTGAACGAAACGGCATCGCAATTTATCTCCATGTTCGAGAACATGAAGAGTGCATACCTACAGGAACGTGCAGCAGATATGCGTGACGTTACCAAACGTGTGCTAAATCACTTGCTTGGTATTGACTTCATGAGTCCGGCTGAGATCAATGAAGAAGTGATCGTGCTTGCGGAGGATCTAACACCTTCCGACACGGCTCAATTGAACCGCCAATTTGTTAAAGGTTTTGCAACCAACATTGGTGGACGTACTTCTCACTCGGCGATCATGGCGCGCTCACTTGAAATTCCAGCTGTTGTTGGAACCAAGGACATCTTGGCTCAAGCGAAACAAGGCGATATGATCATTGTTGACGGTTTGGATGGTCACGTACTGGTTAACCCTACTGATGAAGTTATTGCTGAATACCGTGCCAAACAGGAACAGTATGATGCACAACGTGCAGAGTGGAGAAAACTTCGTGATGAGCCAACGGTAACGGTGGACAACGTTCATGTTGAACTTGCAGCCAACATCGGTACACCGAATGATGTAACGGGTGTTCTGGAAAACGGCGGCGAGGCTGTAGGTCTGTACCGTACAGAGTTCTTGTACATGGGCAGAGACAAGCTTCCTTCCGAAGACATTCAGTATAATGCTTACAAAGCGGTACTGGAAAAAATGGAAGGCAAACCTGTCGTTGTTCGTACACTCGACATCGGTGGAGACAAAGAGCTTCCATACCTGGATCTGCCAAAAGAAATGAATCCATTCCTCGGCTTCCGCGCAGTTCGTCTGTGTTTGGACCGTCTGGATATCTTCCGTACACAATTGCGTGCATTGCTGCGTGCAAGCGTACATGGAAACCTGCGTGTCATGTTCCCAATGATCGCAACACTCGGTGAATTCCGTGAAGCAAAAGCTGTCTTGCTCGAAGAGAAAGAGAAGCTGGTTGCTGAAGGCATTGCTGTTTCTGACAGCATTCAACTCGGAATCATGGTCGAAATTCCTTCGACTGCTGTTCTGGCGGATCAATTTGCCAAAGAAGTGGATTTCTTCAGTATCGGAACGAACGATCTGATTCAATACACGATGGCTGCAGACCGTATGAACGAACGAGTAGCGTATCTGTACCAACCTTACAACCCAGCCATTTTGCGTTTGGTTAAAATGGTTATCGATGCAGCGCATCGTGAAGGCAAATGGGTTGGCATGTGTGGTGAGATGGCAGGAGACGAAACAGCAATTCCATTGCTGCTTGGTCTTGGATTGGATGAGTTCAGCATGAGCGCAACATCCATTCTGCCAGCTCGTAGTCAGATCACCAAGCTGTCCCGTGCGGATATGCAGGAACTGGCTGCTAAAGCTCTGGATATGCAAACGGCTGAACAAGTCGTTGAATTGGTTCAAAGCATTCAAGCGTAA
- a CDS encoding HPr family phosphocarrier protein — protein MQQTFRITDEDGIHARPATALVNTANKFKGAESFAEANGKKVTLKSILGVLSLGLEQGDTISIIVEGEGEAEALQALTDVMVNEGLGEINA, from the coding sequence ATGCAACAAACATTCAGAATTACAGACGAAGATGGTATCCATGCACGTCCGGCGACAGCCCTGGTTAATACAGCAAACAAATTCAAAGGTGCAGAATCCTTTGCAGAAGCTAACGGTAAAAAAGTAACTTTGAAATCCATTCTGGGTGTTCTTTCCCTCGGATTGGAACAAGGCGACACCATCAGCATCATCGTTGAAGGCGAAGGCGAAGCTGAAGCTCTTCAAGCTTTGACTGACGTTATGGTTAACGAAGGGTTGGGCGAAATTAATGCTTAA
- the ptsG gene encoding glucose-specific PTS transporter subunit IIBC, which produces MFKKLFGVLQRVGKALMLPVAILPAAGLLLGIGNMLVNPDFLQYVTALDTPWVNSIATIMMNAGQIVFDNLALLFAVGVAVGLAGGEGVAGLAAIIGYLVMNVTLGTAVGVTPAMIGEVPGYASILGIPTLSTGVFGGIIIGIAAALCYNRFFKIELPSYLGFFAGKRFVPIITSVVSLLIGLLLVIIWPPIQNGLNTVSHFMVDTSPTLSAFIFGVVERSLIPFGLHHIFYSPFWFEFGEYVNKAGDVIRGDQQIFFNQLRDGVNLTAGTFQVGKFPFMMFGLPAAALAMYHEARPEHKKYVAGIMGSAALTSFLTGITEPLEFSFLFVAPILFAVHCIFAGLSFMTMQILGVKIGMTFSGGFIDFLIFGIIPNRTPWWDVIIVGLILAVIYYFGFRFIIRKFNLKTPGREDATPETESGGGSGSTDDLPHNILEAFGGKENIKHLDACITRLRIEVNEKSNVKKDRLKQLGASGVLEVGNNVQAIFGTRSDTIKSQMQDIIAGRTPAPTPAAAKPTPEEEKAQGEQGERIVAEDIVMPVNGELLDITNVPDPVFAEKMTGDGFAILPHDGTITSPVYGKVFNVFPSKHAVGIMSDGGKEVLVHIGVNTVKLKGQGFNVLVQEGDLVSAGQPIMEVDLEYVKANAPSIISPVIFTNLPEGSTVTLKKSGVLKVGEQPIIEIK; this is translated from the coding sequence ATGTTCAAAAAGCTTTTTGGTGTATTGCAAAGAGTAGGTAAAGCTCTCATGTTGCCTGTAGCCATTCTACCTGCGGCAGGTTTGCTGCTCGGAATCGGTAACATGCTGGTTAATCCAGATTTCTTGCAATATGTAACGGCGCTCGACACCCCTTGGGTGAACTCGATCGCAACAATTATGATGAACGCAGGTCAGATCGTATTTGATAATCTGGCATTGCTGTTCGCCGTCGGTGTAGCCGTCGGATTGGCCGGTGGCGAAGGGGTTGCAGGTCTTGCAGCGATCATCGGTTATCTGGTCATGAACGTCACACTGGGTACCGCAGTAGGGGTTACTCCGGCAATGATCGGTGAAGTACCGGGTTATGCCAGCATCTTGGGTATCCCAACATTAAGTACAGGCGTGTTCGGAGGTATAATCATAGGTATTGCCGCCGCGCTGTGTTACAATCGATTTTTCAAAATCGAACTGCCGTCTTACCTCGGTTTCTTTGCAGGTAAACGTTTCGTTCCGATTATCACTTCGGTTGTTTCCCTCTTAATCGGGTTGCTTCTGGTGATTATCTGGCCACCGATTCAAAATGGATTGAATACTGTATCTCACTTCATGGTAGATACAAGCCCGACATTGTCGGCATTCATCTTCGGAGTTGTGGAACGGTCATTAATTCCGTTTGGACTTCACCACATTTTCTACTCCCCATTCTGGTTTGAGTTCGGTGAGTATGTGAACAAAGCTGGAGATGTCATCCGTGGTGACCAGCAAATCTTCTTCAATCAATTGCGTGATGGTGTGAACCTTACAGCAGGAACATTCCAAGTTGGTAAATTCCCGTTCATGATGTTCGGTTTGCCAGCAGCGGCACTTGCGATGTACCATGAAGCAAGACCGGAACACAAAAAGTATGTTGCAGGGATCATGGGTTCAGCTGCGCTGACCTCGTTCCTGACAGGAATTACAGAGCCACTTGAGTTCTCGTTCCTGTTTGTAGCACCAATCCTGTTTGCAGTACACTGTATCTTTGCAGGTTTGTCTTTCATGACCATGCAAATTCTGGGTGTCAAGATCGGTATGACCTTCTCCGGTGGGTTCATTGACTTCCTGATCTTCGGGATTATTCCGAACCGTACACCTTGGTGGGATGTTATTATTGTCGGATTGATTCTTGCGGTGATCTATTACTTCGGTTTCCGGTTTATCATTCGCAAATTCAATCTCAAAACACCAGGACGAGAGGATGCAACGCCTGAAACCGAATCTGGCGGAGGCTCTGGTTCGACGGATGATCTGCCCCATAACATTCTTGAAGCTTTTGGCGGCAAGGAAAATATCAAACATCTGGACGCTTGTATTACTCGTTTGCGGATTGAAGTTAATGAGAAATCCAATGTGAAAAAAGATCGTTTGAAACAATTGGGTGCATCTGGTGTACTTGAAGTGGGTAATAATGTTCAAGCCATCTTCGGAACACGTTCCGACACGATCAAATCTCAAATGCAGGATATTATTGCAGGACGAACACCGGCACCAACGCCAGCAGCTGCAAAACCAACTCCTGAAGAGGAGAAGGCACAAGGTGAGCAAGGCGAGCGCATTGTTGCTGAGGATATCGTCATGCCAGTCAATGGTGAATTGCTGGACATTACAAACGTACCTGATCCGGTCTTTGCTGAGAAAATGACAGGTGATGGGTTCGCAATTTTGCCACATGATGGTACGATAACTTCTCCTGTGTATGGTAAAGTGTTTAATGTATTTCCAAGCAAACATGCCGTGGGCATCATGTCCGATGGTGGCAAGGAAGTGCTTGTTCATATAGGTGTTAATACGGTGAAGCTGAAAGGTCAAGGCTTTAACGTACTGGTACAGGAAGGTGATCTGGTATCGGCAGGTCAGCCGATTATGGAAGTGGATCTGGAGTATGTGAAAGCAAACGCTCCTTCGATCATTTCACCAGTTATTTTCACCAACCTGCCAGAGGGCTCCACGGTAACTCTGAAGAAGAGTGGAGTGCTGAAAGTTGGCGAACAGCCAATCATTGAGATAAAATAA
- the glcT gene encoding glucose PTS transporter transcription antiterminator GlcT, translating into MSSLHVDKALNNNVIIAQHPEHGEVVVIGKGIGFNRKPSDHIPLMAVEKMFILKNQQEQEQYKQLLPQVDEALIEIINEVITYIAERTDVPLNEHIHIALTDHISFALKRKEQGIIIQNPFLYETREIYPEEYRMGEYAVRLIKEKMGVDLGMDEIGFVALHIYSAMTNQNISQVREHSQLITDLVNLVSDQLDYSFETESLDYSRLLTHLRFALERVRRGDKVEELHKLDSLLKLEYPEMYSLAWKLTKVMEKRLKLPVYPAEVGYLTIHLQRLNQRKEEENK; encoded by the coding sequence ATGAGCAGCTTGCATGTAGATAAAGCGCTAAATAATAATGTAATCATTGCACAGCATCCAGAACACGGGGAAGTCGTTGTTATTGGTAAAGGCATTGGCTTTAACCGAAAACCGAGTGATCACATTCCATTGATGGCTGTGGAGAAAATGTTCATTTTGAAAAACCAGCAGGAGCAAGAGCAGTACAAACAGCTTCTTCCACAGGTGGATGAAGCACTGATCGAGATTATTAACGAAGTTATTACGTATATTGCAGAGCGTACGGACGTTCCTCTGAATGAACATATCCATATTGCATTAACCGATCACATTTCTTTCGCGTTAAAACGCAAGGAGCAGGGCATTATCATACAAAATCCATTTTTATATGAAACCCGCGAGATTTATCCTGAAGAATATCGAATGGGAGAATACGCTGTTCGTCTGATCAAAGAGAAAATGGGTGTAGATCTGGGGATGGACGAGATTGGTTTTGTTGCCCTCCATATCTATAGCGCAATGACCAATCAAAATATATCCCAGGTACGTGAGCATTCACAATTGATCACTGATTTGGTGAACCTGGTGTCCGACCAACTCGATTATTCATTTGAAACGGAATCGCTTGATTACTCTCGTTTGCTGACTCATCTTCGTTTCGCCCTTGAGCGTGTTCGCCGTGGAGACAAAGTGGAAGAGCTTCATAAGTTGGATTCCCTGCTTAAATTGGAGTATCCCGAAATGTACTCGCTTGCATGGAAACTGACCAAAGTAATGGAGAAAAGACTGAAACTGCCGGTTTATCCTGCGGAGGTAGGTTATCTGACCATTCATCTGCAAAGGCTGAATCAGCGGAAGGAAGAAGAGAATAAGTGA
- a CDS encoding flotillin family protein: MENLDWDVLLIPIVVVGVILILGLAFWARYKTVGPDEAMIVTGSFLGSKNISDDDSGRKIKIVRGGGAFILPVFQQSEFISLLSHKLDVSTPEVYTEQGVPVIADGVAIIKVGGAVEDVATAAEQFIGKPVEALRSEAQEVLEGHLRAILGTMTVEEVYRNRDRFAQEVQGVAARDLKKMGLQIVSFTIKDVRDKQGYLDALGKPRIAAVKRDAEIAEAEAMRDARIQKANAEEQGQKAELLRDTNIAEAAKEKELKVATFKRDQDTAKAEADQAYHIHEARARQTVVEEEMKVELVRKEREIDLQEKEIVVREKQYDAEVKKKAEADRYAVEQAAEADKAKRMREADAVQYSIETHAKATAEQKRLEGQAMADAELAKGTADAEVIRLRGLAEAEAKEKLAEAFQKFGEAAVLDIIAKMLPELAGKIAEPIASIDKLTVVDTGKGEGAARVSNYVTELMATAPEMLKSVSGIDVEQLIKGLTKSKTPAPVAIQQSEAVTTPSIIDKIVERAGVDE; encoded by the coding sequence ATGGAAAATTTAGATTGGGATGTTTTGTTGATTCCCATAGTTGTAGTAGGTGTCATTCTAATTTTAGGTTTGGCTTTCTGGGCGAGATACAAAACGGTTGGACCGGATGAGGCAATGATCGTTACGGGATCATTCCTGGGTAGCAAAAATATCTCCGATGATGATTCTGGCCGAAAAATTAAGATTGTTCGTGGTGGCGGTGCATTTATCCTGCCAGTATTCCAGCAATCCGAGTTTATCTCCTTGTTGTCCCACAAGCTGGATGTCTCCACACCTGAAGTGTACACGGAGCAAGGAGTACCGGTTATTGCTGACGGTGTAGCTATTATCAAGGTTGGAGGCGCTGTAGAAGACGTTGCTACAGCAGCTGAGCAATTCATCGGTAAACCGGTAGAAGCGCTGAGAAGCGAAGCACAGGAGGTACTGGAGGGGCATTTGCGGGCCATCCTCGGTACAATGACGGTGGAAGAAGTATATCGGAACCGGGATCGGTTTGCGCAAGAGGTTCAAGGCGTAGCAGCTAGAGATCTGAAGAAAATGGGCCTTCAAATTGTTTCATTTACCATCAAGGATGTTCGTGATAAACAGGGCTACTTGGATGCTCTCGGTAAACCGAGAATTGCTGCTGTGAAACGTGATGCCGAGATAGCTGAAGCGGAAGCGATGCGTGATGCACGTATTCAGAAGGCCAATGCGGAAGAGCAGGGGCAAAAAGCGGAGTTGCTGCGGGATACCAATATCGCTGAGGCAGCCAAAGAGAAAGAATTGAAAGTAGCCACGTTTAAGCGTGATCAGGATACAGCAAAAGCGGAAGCCGATCAGGCTTACCATATCCATGAAGCGCGTGCTAGACAGACTGTGGTGGAAGAAGAAATGAAGGTTGAACTCGTTCGTAAAGAACGTGAGATTGATCTCCAGGAAAAAGAAATCGTCGTACGTGAGAAACAATACGATGCCGAAGTGAAGAAAAAGGCAGAAGCGGATCGTTATGCGGTAGAGCAGGCTGCCGAAGCGGATAAAGCCAAAAGAATGCGTGAAGCCGATGCAGTACAGTATTCCATCGAAACACATGCCAAAGCAACAGCTGAACAGAAGCGACTTGAAGGTCAGGCCATGGCGGATGCGGAACTTGCCAAAGGTACAGCAGATGCAGAAGTTATTCGTTTGCGTGGTCTTGCAGAAGCAGAAGCAAAAGAAAAACTGGCCGAAGCGTTCCAGAAGTTTGGCGAAGCAGCTGTACTCGATATCATTGCCAAAATGCTGCCTGAACTGGCTGGCAAAATTGCAGAGCCAATTGCATCCATTGATAAACTGACGGTGGTAGATACAGGTAAAGGTGAAGGTGCAGCACGAGTGAGTAACTATGTTACCGAACTTATGGCGACCGCTCCAGAGATGCTCAAAAGTGTATCCGGCATCGATGTAGAGCAGCTGATTAAAGGCCTTACGAAGTCTAAAACACCTGCGCCAGTTGCCATTCAACAGAGCGAGGCTGTTACAACTCCTTCTATAATCGACAAGATTGTGGAAAGAGCTGGAGTTGACGAGTAA
- a CDS encoding iron-containing alcohol dehydrogenase: protein MRSFQFYNPTRLIFGKGQLEALKTEVPKYGKRVLLVYGGGSIKRSGLYDQVIGLLKEAGAEVTELAGVEPNPRLSTVHKGVDLCKTNNIDLILAVGGGSVLDCSKAIAVGAKYDGDMWDFAQRKAVAQDALPLGTVLTMAATGSEMNSGSVITNQDTQEKLGWGSAYSFPAFSILDPVNTYTVPLDQTVYGMVDMMSHVLEHYFHLDANTPVQLGFCETILRTVMGAAPRLVEDLENYELRETILYCGTMALNGVLNMGLAGDWATHNIEHAVSAVYDIPHGGGLAILFPHWMKHNLDVNVDRFKRLAINVFEVNPEGKSDRQIAEEGIDALSKFWTSIGAPNRLADYDIDDSQIDVMADKAMLFGPFGNFKKLQREDVVSIYKASL, encoded by the coding sequence ATGAGATCTTTCCAATTCTATAATCCAACCCGGCTGATTTTCGGCAAAGGACAACTGGAAGCATTAAAGACAGAAGTGCCGAAATACGGTAAACGGGTTCTGCTTGTATATGGTGGCGGCAGTATCAAACGCAGTGGTCTGTACGATCAAGTGATCGGTTTGCTTAAGGAAGCTGGAGCAGAAGTGACTGAACTGGCAGGTGTGGAACCTAACCCACGTCTTTCTACGGTGCATAAAGGGGTAGACCTCTGTAAAACAAATAACATCGACCTGATCCTCGCTGTAGGTGGCGGCAGTGTACTGGACTGCTCCAAAGCTATCGCTGTAGGTGCCAAATATGATGGCGATATGTGGGATTTTGCTCAGCGCAAAGCCGTTGCACAGGATGCTCTTCCACTCGGTACCGTATTGACCATGGCGGCAACTGGTTCGGAAATGAACTCCGGTTCGGTTATTACGAATCAGGATACACAAGAAAAATTGGGCTGGGGTAGCGCATACTCATTCCCTGCATTCTCTATCCTGGATCCAGTGAATACATACACTGTTCCACTGGACCAAACAGTATACGGCATGGTAGATATGATGTCCCACGTATTGGAGCATTACTTCCATCTGGATGCCAATACACCGGTTCAACTTGGCTTCTGTGAGACGATTCTGCGTACTGTCATGGGAGCAGCGCCTCGTCTGGTTGAAGATCTGGAGAACTATGAACTGCGCGAAACGATTCTGTATTGCGGAACAATGGCACTGAATGGCGTGCTGAATATGGGTCTCGCAGGCGACTGGGCAACACATAATATTGAACATGCGGTATCCGCAGTGTATGATATCCCACACGGCGGTGGACTTGCAATCTTGTTCCCACACTGGATGAAACATAACCTGGACGTGAATGTGGATCGATTCAAACGTCTGGCAATTAATGTGTTCGAAGTGAACCCTGAAGGCAAGTCGGACAGACAGATTGCCGAAGAAGGTATCGATGCGCTCAGCAAATTCTGGACATCCATTGGTGCACCTAACCGTCTGGCAGATTACGATATCGATGATAGCCAGATCGACGTAATGGCAGACAAAGCGATGCTGTTTGGCCCATTCGGTAACTTCAAGAAACTGCAACGGGAAGATGTTGTATCCATCTACAAGGCTTCTCTGTAA
- a CDS encoding MSMEG_1061 family FMN-dependent PPOX-type flavoprotein: protein MEKKALNIPLITDAEELQGMVGEPHEHVRNKAISFVDSHVQNFISMSPLFFLSTSDRDGKSDVSPRGDGAGFVKVYDTYRLVYPERPGNRRIDSLLNMLSNPGIGMLFLIPGMNEVLRINGTASITKDEEFIASMGWSGKTIGAAVIVDVEECFIHCPRAFKQAGLWATETWVDAENLPSSSEMFRAHLEINGLL from the coding sequence TTGGAAAAGAAGGCATTGAATATTCCGTTGATTACAGATGCTGAGGAACTGCAAGGCATGGTGGGTGAACCGCATGAACATGTGCGTAACAAGGCAATTTCATTTGTGGATTCACATGTTCAGAACTTTATATCCATGTCACCATTATTTTTCCTCTCCACCTCCGATCGTGATGGAAAAAGTGATGTGTCACCTCGGGGTGATGGAGCAGGATTTGTGAAAGTCTATGATACATATCGGCTCGTTTATCCCGAACGCCCAGGCAATCGGCGGATAGACTCGTTGTTGAACATGTTGTCGAACCCTGGTATTGGCATGCTCTTTTTGATTCCGGGTATGAATGAAGTGCTGCGTATTAATGGCACAGCATCCATTACTAAGGATGAGGAATTCATCGCCAGTATGGGCTGGAGTGGTAAAACCATAGGTGCGGCTGTCATTGTAGATGTGGAAGAGTGTTTTATCCATTGTCCGCGGGCATTCAAACAGGCTGGATTATGGGCCACAGAAACATGGGTGGATGCTGAGAATTTGCCTTCATCTAGCGAGATGTTTCGAGCTCATTTGGAGATTAACGGGTTGTTATAA
- a CDS encoding leucine-rich repeat protein, whose product MKKASIFVFALLMFLVPWGQMVMYAEPNKEKDFITSANAHGITINDYVGTSKDVIIPETIGGQPVTSIGEKAFYSDHLTSVVIPHTVFTIGERAFEINQLTSIVIPETVTTIGDLAFAYNRLTSVVIPDSVSTIGNSTFTNNQLASVVIPETVMSIGNSAFTNNKLTTVVIPENVSTIGYWAFASNQLTSIVIPNRVSSIGHATFMDNQLTSVVIPDSVSSIGAMAFADNRLASVFIPASVLSIGFLAFDGNSSLIITGFDPSEAQNFANFYSIPFQKLNMVVSFDSNGGTPVAVTQATYGQTIVPPTQPTKDEFLFEGWYIDSVYSLPWDFARDTVTGDITLYAKWTSSVTTASKYTNKEDPISALTVSFDSQGGSPVPSTITRNNQAIAPPPTQPRKSGFSFDGWYIDSALSLPWNFDRDTVSRDITLYAKWVKTNSSENHGGSPSFWTSSSITAASSQEPYTGTELKTEPKLKVEPEPKVPTISLTPVVFSDISTHWARLMIESIASRGLITGYPDATFRPNKPILRKHMARIINGAFELPLIRKAAPFEDVEPTHPYFDAISRLQEVGLIDGFHISNGLNDFFHPDAVLTRAEAAKILVLALDLPLIQTSSFEDVPSSHWAHDYIATLAETRMVVGYQGQFRPNDSLTRAELAALIYRSIPTEQTTGSQLR is encoded by the coding sequence TTGAAAAAAGCAAGCATCTTCGTCTTTGCTCTGCTAATGTTCCTCGTACCCTGGGGACAGATGGTTATGTATGCTGAGCCGAATAAAGAAAAAGACTTCATAACGAGCGCTAATGCTCATGGAATCACAATAAACGACTATGTGGGCACTTCGAAAGATGTCATTATTCCCGAAACCATTGGCGGTCAACCAGTTACTTCTATTGGTGAAAAAGCATTTTACAGCGATCATTTGACTTCTGTAGTTATTCCGCATACCGTCTTCACTATTGGAGAAAGGGCATTTGAAATCAATCAACTGACTTCTATCGTCATTCCAGAGACTGTCACGACTATTGGAGACTTGGCATTTGCATACAACCGGCTGACCTCTGTCGTCATTCCGGACAGTGTATCCACAATTGGGAACTCCACATTCACTAACAACCAACTGGCCTCTGTCGTTATTCCCGAGACTGTTATGTCGATCGGAAATAGTGCATTTACAAACAATAAACTGACTACTGTCGTTATCCCAGAGAATGTCTCAACTATTGGATACTGGGCGTTTGCATCTAACCAGCTGACTTCCATTGTTATTCCAAATCGTGTCTCTTCCATTGGACATGCTACATTTATGGACAATCAACTCACTTCTGTCGTCATTCCGGATAGTGTCTCCTCTATTGGAGCGATGGCATTTGCGGACAATCGGTTGGCGTCTGTCTTCATTCCAGCTAGTGTCTTGTCAATTGGTTTCTTAGCGTTTGATGGTAACTCATCCCTTATTATTACGGGTTTTGATCCTTCAGAGGCTCAAAACTTCGCTAACTTTTATAGCATTCCCTTTCAAAAATTGAATATGGTCGTCTCCTTCGACTCCAATGGAGGGACCCCGGTTGCGGTCACTCAAGCCACTTATGGGCAAACCATTGTGCCCCCCACTCAGCCTACCAAGGACGAGTTTTTGTTTGAAGGCTGGTACATAGATTCGGTATACTCCCTTCCCTGGGATTTTGCCAGAGATACCGTGACTGGGGACATCACGCTGTACGCCAAGTGGACGAGTTCAGTGACAACTGCGTCCAAATATACGAATAAGGAAGATCCCATTTCCGCTTTGACCGTCTCTTTTGACTCTCAAGGCGGAAGCCCCGTTCCCTCTACTATTACTAGGAATAATCAAGCAATAGCACCACCTCCCACTCAGCCCAGAAAAAGCGGGTTTTCATTTGATGGATGGTATATAGATTCGGCATTATCTCTTCCCTGGAATTTTGACAGAGATACCGTAAGTCGGGACATAACGCTATATGCCAAATGGGTAAAGACTAATAGCTCTGAAAACCATGGTGGCAGTCCTTCTTTCTGGACCAGTAGCTCTATTACGGCCGCATCATCCCAGGAACCTTATACAGGAACGGAACTTAAAACCGAACCTAAACTTAAAGTTGAACCTGAACCTAAAGTGCCAACAATATCATTGACCCCAGTTGTGTTCAGTGATATTTCAACCCACTGGGCACGCTTGATGATTGAAAGTATCGCTTCACGTGGTCTGATAACGGGATATCCTGATGCCACATTCAGGCCTAACAAGCCAATCTTGCGTAAACACATGGCTCGTATAATCAACGGAGCGTTTGAGCTACCACTAATCCGAAAGGCTGCTCCCTTTGAAGATGTAGAGCCCACACATCCTTACTTTGATGCTATATCTCGACTACAAGAGGTCGGCCTTATTGATGGATTCCATATTTCGAACGGCTTAAATGATTTCTTCCATCCGGATGCTGTACTTACACGTGCTGAGGCAGCAAAAATTCTGGTACTCGCGCTGGACCTGCCGCTGATCCAAACGAGTTCTTTTGAGGATGTGCCCTCCTCCCACTGGGCTCACGACTACATAGCCACACTGGCCGAGACTCGGATGGTTGTGGGATATCAAGGACAGTTCAGGCCAAATGACTCCCTAACCCGAGCGGAGCTGGCTGCCCTGATCTATCGTTCAATTCCAACAGAACAAACGACTGGCTCACAACTCCGTTAA